From Pirellulales bacterium, a single genomic window includes:
- a CDS encoding DUF4112 domain-containing protein codes for MQSASDRVIRVPVTLLRGRGKSVESSDRQLADLQKIADWMDTAFEIPGLGIRFGLDALLGLVPGLGDAITSLVSLYIIGMASRHGLPRVTLMRMGMNVALDSLLGAIPFVGDLFDVYWKSNQWNVAILRRHLEALPHERRKARGSDWLFLAGLALLLVLAVTGAVAILVFAVQGIGRLFQ; via the coding sequence ATGCAATCTGCAAGCGATCGCGTCATCCGTGTGCCTGTCACGTTGCTGCGAGGACGCGGCAAGAGCGTCGAATCTTCCGACCGCCAATTGGCCGATCTGCAGAAGATCGCCGACTGGATGGATACGGCGTTCGAGATTCCCGGACTCGGCATACGTTTCGGGTTGGATGCGCTCTTGGGACTGGTGCCGGGCTTGGGTGACGCGATAACGTCGCTGGTTTCGCTGTACATCATTGGGATGGCCAGTCGCCACGGTTTGCCGCGCGTAACATTGATGCGCATGGGAATGAACGTGGCCCTCGATTCGCTGCTGGGCGCGATCCCCTTTGTCGGCGACCTGTTCGACGTCTATTGGAAATCGAACCAGTGGAACGTGGCGATTCTACGCCGGCACTTGGAGGCCCTCCCTCATGAACGCAGAAAGGCGCGCGGCTCGGATTGGCTATTCCTCGCGGGCCTGGCGCTACTGCTCGTGCTGGCCGTGACCGGGGCGGTTGCGATTTTGGTATTTGCCGTCCAGGGAATCGGCCGGCTGTTTCAGTAG
- a CDS encoding alkaline phosphatase D family protein has protein sequence MFDSRSPSIFPDQPGRSYSRRSFLATTGSLAAAAVWASRAEGVVQRNVTFADYPFKLGVASGDPAPDGVVLWTRLAPKPLEGGGMPAEPVEVDWQIAEDEQFSKVIRHGTTVATPDWGHSVHVEVDGLEPGRWYWYQFKAGSETSPKGRTRTMPPVDAASPGLRFAFASCQHFETGYYTAYEHMLKDDLDLVVHLGDYIYEGAARDDRVRKHLGGKLQSLDDYRNRYAQYRSDPALLAMHAAAPWIVTWDDHEVENNYAGPFPEDLKISQADLLKRRAIGYQAYYENMPLRRSTLPHGPDMLLYRKLPFGQLANFYVLDTRQYRTDQPCGDGHKKPCPEVYDEKATIIGEAQRNWLLEGLNASTAKWNVLAQQVMVTKIDYAAGDVEVLDMDKWAGYEADRRRLLNFLVERKPSNPVVLTGDIHTNWACDMTTDFNQQDVKNAGVEFVGTSISSSGDGLRVPGNQAAILAENPSVKLYNAQRGYVRCTVSPREWRTDYQVVEYVTRKGAPPVTLASFVVEDGQPRLVKA, from the coding sequence ATGTTCGATTCCCGCTCGCCATCAATTTTTCCGGATCAGCCTGGCCGCTCGTATAGCCGTCGATCGTTCTTGGCCACTACCGGTTCGCTTGCCGCGGCGGCTGTGTGGGCTTCGCGTGCCGAAGGCGTGGTACAGCGCAACGTGACGTTCGCCGACTATCCTTTCAAGCTTGGCGTCGCGTCGGGTGATCCGGCGCCCGATGGCGTCGTGCTGTGGACACGGCTAGCACCCAAGCCGCTCGAAGGGGGCGGCATGCCGGCCGAACCGGTCGAGGTCGACTGGCAAATCGCCGAGGACGAACAGTTCAGCAAAGTTATCCGGCACGGCACAACCGTGGCCACGCCCGATTGGGGGCACTCGGTGCATGTCGAGGTCGATGGCCTCGAGCCTGGGCGGTGGTACTGGTATCAGTTCAAAGCCGGCAGCGAGACAAGCCCCAAGGGACGCACGCGCACCATGCCGCCGGTCGATGCGGCTTCGCCGGGACTGCGCTTTGCGTTCGCGTCATGCCAGCATTTCGAGACGGGCTACTACACCGCCTACGAGCACATGCTCAAGGACGATCTCGACCTGGTCGTACACCTGGGCGATTACATCTACGAAGGGGCCGCGCGCGACGACCGTGTGCGGAAGCATCTGGGGGGCAAGCTCCAGTCGCTTGACGATTACCGAAATCGTTATGCGCAATATCGCAGTGATCCGGCGCTGTTGGCGATGCATGCCGCGGCGCCCTGGATCGTGACTTGGGATGATCACGAGGTCGAAAACAACTACGCCGGCCCATTCCCCGAGGATCTGAAAATCTCGCAGGCTGATTTGCTCAAGCGTCGCGCGATTGGCTATCAGGCGTATTACGAGAATATGCCGCTGCGGCGCAGCACGTTGCCGCATGGGCCTGACATGTTGCTCTATCGCAAGCTGCCGTTCGGCCAGCTTGCCAATTTCTACGTGCTCGACACGCGGCAGTATCGTACGGACCAACCATGCGGCGATGGTCACAAAAAGCCTTGCCCCGAAGTGTATGACGAAAAGGCTACGATCATTGGCGAGGCGCAACGCAACTGGCTGCTCGAAGGTCTCAACGCGTCGACGGCGAAATGGAATGTGTTGGCCCAGCAGGTGATGGTCACCAAGATCGATTACGCCGCGGGAGACGTGGAAGTGCTGGATATGGACAAGTGGGCCGGTTACGAAGCCGACCGCCGGCGGCTGCTCAATTTTCTAGTCGAGCGGAAACCATCGAATCCTGTCGTGCTGACGGGCGACATTCACACGAATTGGGCCTGTGATATGACGACCGATTTCAACCAGCAGGATGTGAAGAACGCCGGCGTCGAATTTGTCGGCACGTCGATCTCGTCCTCGGGTGATGGGCTGCGCGTGCCAGGCAACCAGGCCGCGATCCTGGCCGAAAATCCGTCCGTGAAGCTGTACAACGCCCAACGCGGTTACGTGCGCTGCACGGTGTCGCCGCGCGAGTGGCGCACCGACTACCAGGTCGTGGAATACGTGACTCGCAAGGGAGCCCCGCC
- the glgP gene encoding alpha-glucan family phosphorylase, with amino-acid sequence MSRTEIAPSKSIEGLSKGGVEFESIYDKLVALANNLWWSWHPEVVELYRDLDPIRWRQLDHNPIALLAEFTPERLDARANELVLHSRINQAFRRLKEYLATQNAWAATHTGVLGAKPVAYFSAEFGIHESVPIYSGGLGVLSGDHVKSASDLSVPFVAIGLYYDQGYFKQLLDVNGYQQEEYIDTKVENLPMRPATDVHGKPITVSIDTRAGQLLAKVWLMHVGRVNLYLLDCDVEGNRPEDRELTSRLYGGDHRTRIRQELVLGVGGVRALRALGISPGVFHLNEGHSAFASLEAIREMMETDGLSFDEAFRDVAQHTVFTTHTPVPAGHDRFDGGLIEEHLGPLRDYLGISFQQLMGLGRVEPQNEGETFCMTVLALKLSRRANAVSALHGHVSRRMWAHLWPWRVEEEIPIGHITNGVHVRSWLAWQMQQLYDRKFPVNWFLRMGEPEVWQGIHNVDPGELWEIHHTLKSLLLAFVRRRVSRQRRRRGETDESIEAARNMLDPNVLTIGFARRFATYKRADLILTDVDRFYDLIADSERPIQIVFAGKAHPADEPGKQLIKKISNLRHDERFASRVAFIEDYDINVCRHLVQGVDVWLNNPRRPLEASGTSGQKAVLNGGLNLSVLDGWWAEAFDGSNGFSIGKGTSHVSDEINDARDAEDLYRTLEEQVIPLYYDRDVDGLPRMWVRRMMNSIGSLAWRFSAHRMVMDYVRRSYLPAAGGVSCEMSVR; translated from the coding sequence ATGAGCCGAACCGAAATCGCACCCAGCAAGTCTATCGAAGGCCTGTCCAAAGGCGGTGTCGAGTTCGAATCGATCTACGACAAGCTTGTCGCCTTGGCGAACAACCTGTGGTGGAGCTGGCATCCGGAAGTCGTGGAATTATACCGCGACCTGGACCCGATTCGCTGGCGACAATTGGATCATAATCCGATCGCTCTGTTGGCGGAATTCACGCCCGAGCGGCTCGACGCCCGCGCTAACGAGCTGGTGTTGCACAGCCGTATCAACCAGGCGTTCCGCCGTTTGAAGGAATATCTGGCGACGCAAAACGCCTGGGCAGCGACCCACACTGGCGTTCTGGGTGCCAAGCCGGTCGCCTATTTCTCGGCCGAGTTCGGCATCCACGAATCGGTGCCGATTTATTCGGGCGGCCTGGGCGTCCTCTCGGGCGACCATGTCAAAAGCGCCAGCGACCTGAGCGTGCCGTTTGTCGCAATCGGCTTGTATTACGACCAGGGCTACTTCAAGCAACTGCTCGACGTCAACGGTTATCAGCAGGAAGAGTACATCGATACCAAGGTCGAAAACCTGCCGATGCGGCCGGCCACCGACGTTCACGGCAAGCCGATCACGGTCTCGATCGATACGCGGGCCGGACAGTTGCTCGCCAAGGTCTGGCTGATGCACGTCGGCCGTGTAAATCTTTATTTGCTGGATTGCGACGTCGAAGGAAATCGACCCGAGGATCGCGAACTGACCAGCCGGCTGTACGGCGGCGATCACCGCACGCGCATTCGCCAGGAGCTGGTGTTGGGCGTCGGCGGTGTCCGCGCCTTGCGGGCCCTGGGGATCTCGCCGGGCGTTTTCCATTTGAACGAAGGGCACAGCGCGTTCGCGTCGCTGGAAGCCATTCGCGAAATGATGGAGACCGACGGGCTGAGCTTCGACGAAGCCTTCCGCGATGTCGCGCAGCACACCGTCTTTACGACGCATACGCCGGTGCCCGCCGGTCATGACCGTTTTGACGGCGGCTTGATCGAAGAGCACTTGGGCCCGTTACGCGATTACTTGGGCATTTCGTTTCAGCAATTGATGGGGCTGGGACGCGTCGAGCCGCAGAACGAAGGGGAAACCTTCTGCATGACGGTGCTCGCGCTCAAGCTTTCGCGCCGCGCCAACGCCGTGAGCGCCCTGCACGGGCATGTTTCACGCCGAATGTGGGCCCATCTGTGGCCGTGGCGCGTCGAAGAAGAAATTCCCATCGGCCATATCACCAACGGCGTACACGTCCGCAGTTGGCTGGCCTGGCAGATGCAGCAGTTGTATGACCGTAAGTTCCCGGTCAACTGGTTCTTGCGAATGGGCGAGCCCGAGGTTTGGCAAGGCATTCATAATGTTGACCCGGGCGAACTATGGGAAATCCACCACACGCTGAAGAGCTTGCTGTTGGCGTTCGTACGGCGCCGCGTCAGCCGACAGCGTCGGCGGCGGGGTGAAACGGATGAATCGATCGAAGCAGCACGCAACATGCTCGATCCGAATGTATTGACGATCGGCTTCGCGCGACGATTCGCCACTTACAAGCGGGCCGACCTGATCCTGACGGACGTCGATCGGTTCTACGACTTGATCGCTGACAGCGAGCGGCCAATCCAGATCGTGTTCGCCGGCAAGGCGCATCCGGCCGACGAGCCCGGCAAGCAACTGATCAAGAAAATCTCGAACCTGCGGCACGACGAGCGCTTCGCCTCGCGCGTCGCGTTTATCGAGGATTACGATATCAACGTCTGCCGGCATCTGGTGCAAGGCGTCGACGTGTGGCTTAACAATCCGCGCCGTCCGCTCGAAGCCTCGGGTACGAGCGGTCAAAAGGCCGTGCTCAACGGCGGCCTTAACTTGTCGGTGCTGGACGGTTGGTGGGCCGAGGCGTTCGACGGCTCGAACGGCTTTTCCATTGGCAAGGGGACGAGCCACGTCTCGGACGAGATCAATGATGCGCGTGACGCCGAGGACTTGTATCGCACGCTCGAAGAGCAGGTCATTCCGCTCTATTACGACCGCGACGTCGACGGCTTGCCGCGGATGTGGGTCCGGCGGATGATGAACTCGATCGGCTCGCTGGCCTGGCGGTTCAGCGCCCACCGCATGGTGATGGACTACGTCCGTCGCTCGTACCTGCCGGCCGCCGGCGGGGTGAGCTGCGAAATGAGCGTCCGTTAG
- a CDS encoding PQQ-binding-like beta-propeller repeat protein has protein sequence MSRKLFIGFAFCLVALTDAARGADWPQFRGPGGAGLTDESKLPAQWSVDKNIRWKVEIPGVGWSSPVIWGNKVFITTAITENQKKPAQFTFGGGRPGGERPDGDRPDGERPRRERPAADDANPQDAPADRPSPPADGDGPKGEGRRRRGGGGGGGGGFGGEKPDALYRFEVYCLDRNTGDVLWKQLAAEQKPAIPTHSTNTYASETPVTDGEHLYTYFGMTGLFCFDLNGKHIWSKDLGVYPMFLGWGTGSSPVLAGENLIVQCDNDKESFLVALDKKTGDEKWRVSREDKSGWSTPCLWRNKVRTELVVASPKRAVSYDPKDGAVLWEVEGFVGRCAATPVGDDERVYLGTGGGMAGSGPLVAVRAGAAGKFALAAGKEQPEQIAWKLPKGGPPMASPLVYQGYLYILEERGGLLSCYDATDGKRAYQQRVQGAKGFTSSPWANDGKVFCLDAGGETFVIKAGPEFELLDENKLDEMCWATPAAADGTIFLRTTDHLWCIKSP, from the coding sequence ATGTCGCGAAAACTGTTCATCGGATTTGCTTTTTGCCTAGTCGCGCTGACCGACGCCGCGCGCGGCGCGGATTGGCCGCAGTTTCGCGGGCCGGGCGGTGCGGGATTGACCGACGAGTCGAAATTGCCAGCCCAGTGGAGCGTCGATAAGAATATCCGTTGGAAGGTCGAGATCCCGGGCGTCGGCTGGTCCTCGCCGGTGATTTGGGGAAACAAAGTCTTCATCACCACGGCCATCACGGAGAATCAGAAAAAGCCTGCTCAGTTCACGTTCGGTGGTGGTCGACCGGGAGGCGAGCGTCCTGACGGTGATCGTCCGGATGGTGAACGACCAAGACGCGAACGTCCCGCGGCCGACGATGCGAATCCGCAAGACGCGCCCGCAGATCGGCCGAGCCCGCCCGCGGATGGCGACGGTCCCAAGGGAGAAGGCCGCCGGCGCCGCGGTGGCGGCGGCGGAGGAGGTGGTGGATTCGGCGGCGAGAAGCCTGATGCCCTCTACCGTTTCGAGGTCTATTGCCTGGATCGCAACACGGGCGACGTTCTCTGGAAGCAACTCGCCGCCGAGCAGAAGCCGGCGATTCCCACGCACAGCACCAACACGTATGCCTCGGAGACGCCCGTCACCGATGGAGAACATCTCTATACCTATTTCGGCATGACGGGCTTGTTCTGCTTTGATCTCAATGGGAAGCATATCTGGAGCAAGGATCTAGGCGTTTATCCGATGTTCTTGGGCTGGGGCACAGGAAGCTCGCCCGTCTTGGCAGGCGAAAACCTGATCGTGCAATGCGACAACGACAAGGAATCTTTTCTTGTGGCGCTGGATAAGAAAACCGGCGATGAGAAATGGCGAGTCTCGCGCGAGGACAAGTCAGGCTGGTCGACTCCCTGCTTGTGGCGCAACAAGGTACGCACCGAACTAGTCGTCGCTTCTCCGAAACGTGCCGTTTCGTACGATCCCAAAGATGGCGCCGTGCTGTGGGAAGTCGAAGGCTTCGTGGGCCGATGCGCAGCGACGCCGGTGGGAGATGACGAGCGAGTCTATCTCGGTACCGGCGGTGGCATGGCAGGCAGCGGTCCCTTGGTAGCCGTGCGGGCCGGCGCGGCTGGCAAGTTCGCGCTTGCCGCCGGAAAGGAACAGCCTGAGCAGATTGCCTGGAAGCTGCCAAAAGGGGGCCCACCGATGGCTTCGCCGCTGGTCTACCAGGGATATCTGTACATCCTGGAGGAACGAGGCGGATTGCTGAGCTGCTATGACGCCACCGACGGCAAGCGCGCGTACCAGCAACGTGTTCAGGGCGCGAAGGGCTTTACCTCCTCGCCGTGGGCGAACGATGGCAAGGTCTTCTGCCTGGACGCGGGCGGCGAGACGTTCGTGATTAAGGCTGGGCCCGAGTTCGAACTGCTCGATGAAAACAAGCTCGACGAAATGTGCTGGGCCACGCCAGCCGCGGCCGACGGTACAATTTTCCTGCGCACCACGGATCACCTGTGGTGCATCAAATCACCGTGA
- a CDS encoding SDR family oxidoreductase, which yields MSSAKKTAIVTGASQGIGAGIVKAFVERGFNVVASSRRITQSAEVTASDHVALVDGDIGEATTAAKIVETALSRFKSIDALVNNAGIFFTKPFTEYTAEDFQSLVGTNLEGFLHVTQLAVKQMLAQKTGGSIVTITAALARNPIRGVTAAVPMITKGGLETVTQHLAMEYAKDNIRVNAVAPGVVYTPLHRDTPQEMMVRLSPMGRPSTVKEIADAVMFLTDAETVTGHILYVDGGAHSGCW from the coding sequence ATGAGCAGTGCAAAAAAGACAGCCATCGTGACCGGCGCTTCGCAAGGCATCGGCGCCGGAATCGTGAAAGCGTTCGTCGAACGGGGCTTCAACGTCGTTGCCAGTTCCCGTCGAATCACGCAATCCGCGGAGGTCACAGCCTCGGACCATGTCGCGCTAGTGGACGGAGACATTGGCGAGGCAACGACCGCCGCGAAGATCGTCGAGACGGCGCTATCGCGTTTCAAGTCGATCGATGCGTTGGTCAATAACGCCGGGATTTTCTTCACGAAGCCGTTCACCGAATATACGGCCGAGGATTTTCAGTCGCTGGTCGGGACAAATCTCGAAGGCTTTTTGCACGTCACGCAGCTTGCGGTCAAGCAAATGCTCGCGCAGAAGACCGGCGGGAGCATCGTCACGATCACGGCGGCCCTGGCGCGCAATCCAATCCGAGGCGTCACGGCGGCCGTGCCGATGATCACCAAGGGTGGCCTGGAAACCGTGACCCAACACTTGGCGATGGAGTACGCCAAGGACAATATCCGTGTGAACGCCGTCGCGCCCGGCGTCGTCTACACGCCGCTGCACCGCGACACCCCCCAGGAGATGATGGTGCGGCTCTCGCCGATGGGTCGCCCTTCGACGGTCAAGGAAATTGCGGATGCGGTCATGTTTCTGACCGACGCCGAGACCGTCACGGGTCACATCTTGTACGTCGATGGCGGTGCGCATAGCGGCTGCTGGTAG
- a CDS encoding deoxyhypusine synthase family protein, translating to MSISKFMDHHFRHFNARETVEASRAWKKHLDEGGKMLLAMAGAMSTAELGISLAKMIRAGKVHAISCTAANFEEDIFNLVAHRDYCMVPHYRDLSPDDEVALRDKGFNRVTDTCIPETVIRSIEGKLLEYWSEAAEKNESYFSYEYFYRLIKDGVLEKVRHIPKEDSWVWAAYDMKIPIYTPGFEDSTLGNIFAARVLEGRVKSHNAIKSGTAQMEHLVRWYLETVEKSQIGFFQIGGGIAGDFAICAVPLIIQDLEKDVSLWSYFCQISDSTTSFGSYSGAVPNEKITWWKLDRDAPKFMINSDASIVAPLMFAYVMGE from the coding sequence ATGTCGATTTCGAAATTCATGGATCATCACTTCCGGCACTTTAACGCCCGGGAGACCGTCGAGGCATCGCGCGCCTGGAAAAAGCATCTCGACGAGGGGGGCAAGATGCTTCTAGCCATGGCTGGCGCCATGAGCACCGCCGAGTTGGGCATTTCCCTGGCCAAGATGATCCGCGCCGGCAAGGTTCACGCCATCAGTTGCACGGCCGCCAATTTCGAGGAAGACATTTTCAATCTGGTCGCGCATCGCGACTACTGCATGGTGCCGCACTATCGCGACCTGTCGCCGGACGACGAAGTCGCGCTGCGCGACAAGGGGTTCAACCGGGTGACCGACACCTGCATCCCGGAAACCGTGATCCGGAGCATCGAGGGGAAGCTGCTCGAGTATTGGAGCGAAGCGGCCGAAAAGAACGAATCGTACTTCTCGTACGAATACTTCTATCGCCTGATCAAGGACGGTGTGCTGGAAAAAGTGCGCCACATTCCCAAGGAAGATTCCTGGGTGTGGGCCGCCTACGACATGAAGATCCCCATCTACACGCCGGGGTTCGAGGATTCGACGCTGGGCAACATTTTCGCGGCCCGAGTTCTAGAAGGGCGCGTCAAAAGCCACAACGCGATCAAGAGCGGCACGGCGCAGATGGAGCACCTGGTCCGCTGGTACCTGGAGACCGTCGAAAAGTCGCAGATCGGCTTCTTCCAGATCGGCGGCGGCATTGCCGGCGACTTTGCGATTTGCGCGGTGCCGTTGATCATCCAGGACCTGGAAAAAGACGTCAGCCTGTGGAGCTACTTCTGCCAGATCTCGGACTCGACGACTTCATTCGGCTCGTACTCAGGCGCGGTACCGAACGAAAAGATCACCTGGTGGAAGCTGGACCGCGACGCCCCGAAGTTCATGATCAACTCAGACGCCTCGATCGTGGCGCCGCTGATGTTCGCGTATGTGATGGGGGAGTAG
- a CDS encoding PepSY domain-containing protein produces MSTASLEPASATPRDGVGSTRPPPTDRPRPAIGDQLYRVVWRWHFYAGMIVAPVLIVVAATGAPYIFKDELEGVLYPGVTYVEPATERVSYEQQMAAAKATASETVRIGLMQVFADPRRATAFAMFDKKFQFGYVDPYRGQYLGSIEQGNFFEIVLKLHRTLFLGTTGRIMVELTTCWTIVLAVTGIYLWWPHKWNQPWGVWLPRLRKKPYVVLRDLHTVTGIYVAIVAIVIALTGLIYTYVWGYGFQYASQKTESSDMFSKPMLCKSPPEAKDLPIDRFIEIGHEKMPGKSLNIWFPRAPNAVYMVFGSGNYGPQVHRMLFIDRATGEVLADRSISEAKPLYWFGTWNFALHVGSVLGMPSKILWLLTCVILITSPVTGAWMWWERRPRGTLGLPRRIDSRRPRWLVATVTACCLFLPAMGLSVVAVLVGEFFVSRLRRVWS; encoded by the coding sequence ATGAGCACCGCTTCACTAGAGCCTGCGTCAGCGACCCCGCGTGATGGAGTTGGATCGACCAGGCCGCCACCGACGGATCGCCCTCGACCCGCCATTGGCGATCAACTGTATCGTGTCGTCTGGCGATGGCATTTCTACGCGGGCATGATCGTCGCGCCGGTGTTGATCGTCGTTGCCGCGACCGGTGCGCCGTACATCTTCAAGGATGAACTAGAAGGGGTCTTGTACCCCGGCGTCACGTATGTCGAGCCGGCCACGGAACGTGTTTCGTACGAGCAGCAAATGGCGGCGGCCAAGGCAACCGCGTCCGAGACAGTACGCATCGGCCTTATGCAGGTATTCGCCGACCCGCGGCGCGCGACGGCCTTCGCGATGTTCGACAAGAAGTTTCAATTCGGTTACGTCGATCCGTATCGAGGTCAGTACCTGGGGTCGATCGAGCAAGGAAACTTTTTCGAAATCGTTCTGAAGCTGCACCGGACGTTATTTCTCGGTACTACGGGCCGGATCATGGTCGAGCTGACCACTTGCTGGACAATCGTCCTGGCGGTCACGGGCATTTACCTGTGGTGGCCCCACAAGTGGAATCAGCCGTGGGGCGTCTGGCTGCCGCGACTGCGCAAGAAGCCCTACGTTGTGCTGCGCGACCTGCACACCGTCACTGGCATCTACGTGGCGATTGTCGCAATCGTGATTGCCCTTACCGGGCTGATTTACACGTACGTGTGGGGATACGGATTTCAGTACGCGTCGCAGAAGACCGAATCGTCCGACATGTTCAGCAAGCCCATGCTGTGCAAGTCGCCCCCCGAGGCCAAGGACCTGCCCATCGACCGGTTCATCGAGATCGGGCACGAGAAGATGCCCGGCAAGTCGTTGAATATCTGGTTTCCGCGCGCTCCGAACGCGGTGTACATGGTGTTCGGCAGCGGCAATTACGGACCGCAGGTGCATCGGATGTTATTCATCGACCGCGCCACGGGCGAGGTCCTGGCCGATCGCTCGATTAGCGAGGCCAAACCTTTGTACTGGTTCGGGACGTGGAACTTCGCACTGCACGTCGGCTCGGTTTTGGGAATGCCGTCGAAGATTCTGTGGCTGCTGACGTGCGTAATCTTGATAACTTCCCCAGTGACCGGCGCCTGGATGTGGTGGGAGCGCCGCCCGCGGGGGACGCTCGGCCTGCCGCGCCGGATCGACAGCCGCCGTCCGCGCTGGCTGGTCGCCACGGTCACAGCCTGCTGCCTGTTTCTGCCCGCGATGGGGCTGTCCGTGGTGGCGGTGCTGGTGGGCGAGTTCTTCGTGTCGCGATTGCGACGCGTGTGGAGTTAG
- a CDS encoding acyl-CoA dehydrogenase family protein produces the protein MPATIITSPDAPALDDLCRELASRTDALDLAGSWPAEQLQLLGNYGVYQWFMPKAWGGQEWSELDCIRGYLRLSEACLSTTFILTQRTGACQRIADGETSRKRDLLPGLVSGESFATVGISHLTTSRRHLGRPALAARETATGFVLDGFSPWVTGGAHADSIVTGATLADERQILAVVPATLPGITADPPAQLVGLSSSHTGAVQFRNVELSREWLLGGPVENVMSRGIGGNTGGLQTSTLAIGLARSAIDYLQAESQKREDLRSAADALARDAAKAADDLLALAGGNAACTQQDLRYRANSLALRASQAALTAAKGAGYVAGHPAGRWCREAMFFLVWSCPQPVAAAALCNLAGLGD, from the coding sequence ATGCCTGCCACGATAATCACCTCTCCGGATGCACCGGCGCTCGATGACCTTTGCCGCGAGCTAGCGTCGCGCACCGACGCGCTCGACCTGGCCGGCAGTTGGCCGGCCGAGCAGTTGCAATTGCTGGGCAACTACGGCGTCTACCAGTGGTTCATGCCCAAGGCGTGGGGGGGACAGGAATGGAGCGAGCTTGATTGCATTCGCGGCTACCTCCGCCTGAGCGAAGCCTGCCTGTCGACAACGTTCATCCTGACGCAGCGCACCGGAGCCTGCCAGCGAATCGCCGACGGCGAGACCTCGCGCAAACGCGACCTACTGCCGGGCTTGGTCTCGGGTGAGTCGTTTGCCACTGTCGGTATTTCGCACCTCACGACCAGTCGACGTCACCTCGGACGCCCGGCACTCGCGGCCCGGGAAACCGCGACGGGATTCGTGCTCGATGGTTTCAGCCCTTGGGTTACCGGAGGCGCGCATGCCGATTCGATCGTCACCGGGGCGACCTTGGCCGACGAACGGCAGATCCTGGCGGTCGTCCCCGCCACCCTGCCCGGGATTACGGCCGATCCTCCGGCCCAACTGGTCGGGCTGTCTTCGAGCCATACCGGCGCCGTCCAATTTCGCAACGTCGAGCTGTCGCGCGAGTGGCTGCTGGGAGGGCCGGTCGAAAACGTCATGTCACGCGGCATCGGCGGTAACACCGGCGGACTGCAGACGTCGACCTTGGCCATCGGCCTGGCACGTAGCGCCATCGATTACCTGCAGGCGGAGTCGCAAAAGCGAGAAGACCTGCGCAGCGCAGCCGACGCGCTAGCCCGTGACGCCGCCAAAGCCGCCGATGATCTACTGGCGCTGGCCGGTGGAAATGCCGCGTGTACGCAGCAAGACCTGCGCTACCGCGCGAATAGCCTAGCGCTACGCGCGAGCCAAGCCGCGCTGACTGCCGCGAAGGGAGCCGGTTATGTGGCTGGCCATCCGGCTGGCCGCTGGTGCCGAGAGGCGATGTTCTTCCTGGTTTGGAGCTGCCCGCAACCGGTCGCCGCCGCCGCGCTTTGCAACCTGGCCGGCCTGGGCGATTGA